GAGCTGTGACCCCATCTAAGCTTTGCTCACCCAGCAAACGTTGATGAGCCCTCATTTTTGTGCTGGGGCAACCGCGACGCAGCCCCGAAGTCTGACAAGGAGGCAGACACCGAGGAATTCTCCCCTTCACCGCCGCCGCCTCCAGGAAGCCTGGGCAGGCCCCACCACAGACTAGCAGGGCCCCCGAACCCCAGCTCCAGCTGCCATGCAGAATACCCTTGGGCTGCTGTCCACCACCCCTGCTGGGCCTGAGGCGGGAGGAGGGTCCTGGGGGTCTGTCCACTGCCCCTGCTGGGCCCGGATCCTGGGGATCTGTCCACCGCCCCTGCTGGGCACGGATCCTGGGGGTCTGTCCACCGTCACTGCTGGGCCCGGATCCTGGGGGTCTGTCCACCGCCCCTGCTGGGCCCGGATCCTGGGGGTCTGTCCACCGCCCCTGCTGGGCCCGGATCCTGGGGGTCTGTCCACCGCCCCTGCTGGGCCCGGATCCTGGGGGTCTGTCCACCGCCCCTGCTGGGCCCGGATCCTGGGGGTCTGTCCACCGCCCCTGCTGGGCCCGGATCCTGGGGGTCTGTCCACCGCCCCTGCTGGGCACGGATCCTGGGGGTCTGTCCACCGCCCCTGCTGGGCCCGGATCCTGGGGGTCTGTCCACCGCCCCTGCTGGGCCCGGATCCTGGGGGTCTGTCCACCGCCCCTGCTGGGCCCGGATCCTGGGGGTCTGTCCACCGTCTCTGCTGGGCCCGGATCCTGGGGGTCTGTCCACCGCCCCTGCTGGGCCCGGATCCTGGGGGTCTGTCCACCGTCTCTGCTGGGCCCGGATCCTGGGGGTCTGTCCACCGTCTCTGCTGGGCCCGAGCCGGGAGGAGGGTCCTGGAGGTCCTGTCCCTGTAGTGGCCCCAAGGCACAGGCCAGCCATGTCTCCAGTAAACATTTGCCAAACAAATGGGTGAATAGCATCGCCACGATGGCCCCGAAACAGTGCTCTTTCAGCAGGCCCGAGGAGAGGGGGCCTCAGGGGCCACAGAGCCACCCTCCTCCATTGCAGACAAGGACAGCAGGGCCTGGGGAGGGAAGCGGACAGCTTGGGTCCTAGGAAGGGGCAGTGACGGGTCTCCTGACATCAGGCCAGCCCCAGGTATTGGGGGTTCGCTCTCCGGcacccctgcccagcccaggTGGGGGC
The DNA window shown above is from Homo sapiens chromosome 19, GRCh38.p14 Primary Assembly and carries:
- the LOC124904607 gene encoding proline-rich proteoglycan 2-like isoform X1, producing MLFTHLFGKCLLETWLACALGPLQGQDLQDPPPGSGPAETVDRPPGSGPSRDGGQTPRIRAQQGRWTDPQDPGPAETVDRPPGSGPSRGGGQTPRIRAQQGRWTDPQDPGPAGAVDRPPGSVPSRGGGQTPRIRAQQGRWTDPQDPGPAGAVDRPPGSGPSRGGGQTPRIRAQQGRWTDPQDPGPAGAVDRPPGSGPSSDGGQTPRIRAQQGRWTDPQDPGPAGAVDRPPGPSSRLRPSRGGGQQPKGILHGSWSWGSGALLVCGGACPGFLEAAAVKGRIPRCLPPCQTSGLRRGCPSTKMRAHQRLLGEQSLDGVTAPPGFTFPSGRQDSNPLLQGYVESGEASAQLSRPPGPLFYHCGSSRSSQLGPHPDLGTFPECRRLLDNQ